A genomic window from Eriocheir sinensis breed Jianghai 21 unplaced genomic scaffold, ASM2467909v1 Scaffold1109, whole genome shotgun sequence includes:
- the LOC126989240 gene encoding uncharacterized protein LOC126989240: MQSSAFASGDIGVNYEVFKGNFIKIFGGGSKPSIVRQMAHTVESLQKNSSTKPIWDAMIEANQLAVDCVKSLEDALWLPGGCMQKHQVKTAFELFFYLFHISEKNRRSALPLAFKPSGKLVDFVSELEVKVQEHPHHQPLATAAALQAQNHDVAFSDHLVVPWLPACNNTHPPEAWCPHGTHRRGLPHRRCAPRKISIYFLDQQHGHNQDSLRKTTRHGRRHPGYQD; this comes from the exons atgcagtcctcagcgttcgcttcgggggacattggtgtaaactatgaggtttttaaagggaatttcattaaaatcttcgggggcgggagtaaaccaagcatcgttagacagatggcacacacggttgagtccctccaaaaaaattcctcaacaaagccgatttgggacgccatgattgaggccaatcagctggcggttgactgtgtcaagagcttggaagacgcgctctggcttccagggggctgtatgcaaaagcaccaggtgaagacagctttcgagttgtttttttacttatttcatatttcagagaagaaccgccgttctgcccttcctttggccttcaaaccgagcgggaagttggttgacttcgtctcagagttagaggtcaaggttcaggaacaccctcaccatcaacccctcgccacagcagcagcattgcaagcacaaa atcatgatgttgcgttttctgaccatcttgttgtcccttggctccctgcttgcaacaacacccatccacctgaagcctggtgccctcacggcacacataggagaggtcttcctcatagaagatgtgctcctcgtaaaatatccatatacttccttgaccaacagcacggacataatcaggatagtctcagaaaaactactcggcatggcagacgccatccgggctaccaagactag